The following DNA comes from Mucisphaera calidilacus.
TACCTCGTCAAGGGGTTCACGCTCAACGACGAACGCCTCAAGGGCACCGACAGCGTCACCGACTACTTCGACGAACTGCTCGCCCGCATCCGCGACATTCGCGCCAGCGAAGCTCGCGTGTACCAGCGCATCCGCGAGATCTTCGCCCTGGCTGTCGACTACCGCGAAGGCGAGCAGGAGACCCAGAGGTTCTTCGCCACGATGCAGAACAAGATGCACTACGCGGCCACGGGCCACACCGCCGCCGAGATCATCCGCCGCCGCGCCGACAGTGCCTTGCCCAATATGGGCCTGACCGCCTGGAAAGGCGACCGCGTCATCAAGCGTGACGTGGGCACCGCCAAGAACTACCTCGACGCCCAGGAGATCGACACCCTCAACCGCATCACCGTCATGTTCCTGGACCAGGCTGAGTTCCGCGCCGAGCGCCGCCAGGACATCCACATGCACGATTGGCAGGCCTTCCTCGACAAGTTCCTGCGCGACACCGAATTGCCCGTCCTCACCGACGCCGGGTCGGTCAGTCACGACGACGCCCTCGACTGGGCGCACGAGCAATACGACGCCTTCGCAGATCGCCGACGACTTGATGCCGAAAAGCAGGCCGAGTCCCACTATGTCGAGGATCTGCGTACTTCGGCCAATGCGCTCGAACATGAGCGAAAGAAGAAGACCCCCAAGAAGAAGCAGTCCAAGGGCAAGAAGAAAGGCCGTAAACGTGGCCCGGGCAAAGGGGGCGAGTCATGACTTGGCCCAACATCTATGCAGGCACACGAGCAATCTCCACGGCGAATAGGCCGTCGGGGATGAACTGCGCCGATGGCGTTCCCGAGGGCTGGTGCGTTCGCCGCCTCAAGCGGGTCGGAGTAGAGGTCGCCGACATTTTTCAGGAGGTGGCCAAATGAGCCGTGACTTCTACGAGCTCTGCTATGACCAGTACAAGCAGGAGATGGCCGAAGCTGACGGCCTGTATCAGAAGGCTGCCGTCATGCTCGGCGTGATCCCGCTCCTTGGAGCCGTGATGGTCGCCATCGGTCGGGTGGACATCGTCAACCTGTGCTCCGTGCGTGTAGACGTATTCATCTTCTACTTCGCCTTCCTCGTTGCCACCGCAGCCTTGGTTGTCAGCGTCGTCTTTCTGTTCAAGTGTGTGTGCCCTCAGAAGTACAAGACACTTGCCAGCATGGATATGTGGCAGAAATGGCGAGACGACTACCAGCGTTGGCTTGATGAGCAAGACGACGAGTGGAAGGAGACCACATCTTTGGACGACGCATTGTTCCCGTGTATATGCACGAGACTTGCCGAGGCCCAGGCGATCAATGCCAAGATCAATGAGAATCGCAGGAAGGCATTCAAGCGATCCGTACAACTGGCTGCAATAGCACTGGCTGCCATCGCCATGCAGGCCCTATTCGGGCTGCTGATGACACTACAGGGAGTCTAAAGCATCTCTAACGGAAAGAAGAAGTGCGTCCCCAAGCCTCCACCGCCGCCGCCAGACAATCAGGATCGAACCGCCGGCGATGACCCGCCCGTCATCAAAACCGGCAGTCAAGATAATCCCAGCAAAGGACAGAAGCATGGCTAAAGACAGCGGTAATCAATCGAGTAGCGGACAGACCCAAGGGCCTCCACCGCCTCCACCTAACACAGAGTCAACAAGGGACGGTGGACAAGGTCAATCGCCTCCACCCCCGCCGCCAGACAACGTATCGGTAACCAGGGATGCCACTGGCGTTGAACATAGGTGAGCAACATGCTCTGAATTGGGATTCAAATGCCATGGGCAATGTGACCACTGTGCAAGCTGGCAAACGAGCGACCTACCCGGCGTATAAGCCGTCGGGTACGCCGTGGTTGGGCGACGTGCCTGAGCATTGGGAAGTGCGCCGCTTGAAGTACAGCGCCGACTTGATCAACCAGAAGGTTGATGGGGCCGAAGCGGATCTCCCGTACATGGGGCTGGAGCACATTGAATCGTGGACTGGCAAGCGCTTGGGACAGAATGGCGATGCATCGAGCGATGGCCAGGCGAACCTCTTTCGGCGCGGCGACGTGCTGTTCGGCAAGCTTCGACCGTACCTGGCCAAGGCTTACGCGGCCGACTCCGAGGGCATCTGCACCGGCGAGCTTCTCGTACTACGGCCTAAAGCCGTCGATCAGAAGTTCTTGCTGGACTACGTGCTCAATCCAGACTTCGTCACTATCGTCGATTCATCGACGTACGGCGCGAAGATGCCTCGCGCGAACTGGGACTTCATCGGCAACCTACCCACGCTGATTCCCCCACTCGACGAGCAGAAGGCCATCGCGGAGTTTCTGGATCGGGAGACGGCGCGGATCGATGCGTTGATCGAGAAGAAGCGGCGGCAGATCGCGTTGCTCCAGGAGAAACGCTCCGCCCTGATCAGCCACGCCGTCACCAAGGGCCTCGACCCCAACGCCCCCATGAAAGACTCCGGCATCGAGTGGCTGGGACAGATTCCGGCACACTGGGCAGAGCGTCCGCTCAAACGAGTCGCGTTAATCGAGAATTCCGGTGCCTACGGTGAAGAGGAAGGCGAATTGGCCAACACCGTTAGGGTCTGCACGACTGCTCATATCACGGCTCGTGGCGAGTTTCTGACTGAGGAGATGCCATTGCGGTCGTTCAGCCAGGCCGATTTGGACCGCTACCGAGGCCGTGTCGGCGACATTTTTGTG
Coding sequences within:
- a CDS encoding restriction endonuclease subunit S — protein: MGNVTTVQAGKRATYPAYKPSGTPWLGDVPEHWEVRRLKYSADLINQKVDGAEADLPYMGLEHIESWTGKRLGQNGDASSDGQANLFRRGDVLFGKLRPYLAKAYAADSEGICTGELLVLRPKAVDQKFLLDYVLNPDFVTIVDSSTYGAKMPRANWDFIGNLPTLIPPLDEQKAIAEFLDRETARIDALIEKKRRQIALLQEKRSALISHAVTKGLDPNAPMKDSGIEWLGQIPAHWAERPLKRVALIENSGAYGEEEGELANTVRVCTTAHITARGEFLTEEMPLRSFSQADLDRYRGRVGDIFVVKSSGSNTNIISGKLALVKNEEPTVVFTNFLMRVRAVPRSAVPAFLAYLLSSHFTRERIQRMVATTTYPNIDVEEYAGDQLPLPPVDEQERIAALLDVEVGKIDLIHHHIDRSIAALREYRASLISAAVTGKIDVRGEVG
- a CDS encoding virulence RhuM family protein translates to MSEDTGPIRPEGEIVLYQPAQGNEPVRVLLEGETVWLTQRLIAELYGVSVKTVNEHLKNIYEEGELDAEATIRKYRIVQIEGDRQVSRLLDHYNLDCILAVGYRTRSPVGTAFRQWATARLREYLVKGFTLNDERLKGTDSVTDYFDELLARIRDIRASEARVYQRIREIFALAVDYREGEQETQRFFATMQNKMHYAATGHTAAEIIRRRADSALPNMGLTAWKGDRVIKRDVGTAKNYLDAQEIDTLNRITVMFLDQAEFRAERRQDIHMHDWQAFLDKFLRDTELPVLTDAGSVSHDDALDWAHEQYDAFADRRRLDAEKQAESHYVEDLRTSANALEHERKKKTPKKKQSKGKKKGRKRGPGKGGES